In Cucurbita pepo subsp. pepo cultivar mu-cu-16 chromosome LG04, ASM280686v2, whole genome shotgun sequence, the following are encoded in one genomic region:
- the LOC111793763 gene encoding uncharacterized protein LOC111793763, which translates to MSFGGILGFEYGVVQAPLGPDISGPELVAAVANAGGLGLLRAPDWESPDYVRKLIRKTRALTNKPFGVGVIMAFPHEQNLRAILAEKVAVVQVYWGECSKDLVDQVHSAGVKIIPQIGSVEEARKAIDVGVDAIIVQGREAGGHVIGQEGLISILPGVVDIVGDKDIPVIAAGGISDSRGYVAAIALGARGVCLGTRFVATKESHAHPAYKRKLVEMDATDYTNIFGRARWPGAPQRVLQTPFYDDWKSLPANENESNQPVIGRSTINGLDIDIRRFAGTVPNATTKGDIESMAMYAGQGVGLIKEIIPAGEVVRMLVEGAQHHIQTHFSSFVS; encoded by the exons ATGAGTTTTGGAGGAATTCTGGGATTCGAATACGGCGTAGTTCAGGCTCCGCTTGGACCTGATATCTCCGGTCCTGAGCTTGTTGCTGCCGTCGCCAATGCCGGTGGACTCGGTCTTCTCAGAGCTCCCGATTGG GAATCGCCTGATTATGTACGAAAATTGATAAGAAAGACCCGAGCGTTAACGAATAAACCATTTGGAGTAGGTGTCATTATGGCATTTCCTCATGAGCAAAATCTAAGGGCCATATTAGCTGAAAAGGTAGCAGTTGTGCAAGTTTACTGGGGAGAATGTTCAAAGGATCTTGTGGATCAAGTTCATTCTGCTGGGGTGAAAATTATTCCACAA ATTGGGAGTGTTGAAGAAGCGAGAAAGGCCATTGATGTTGGTGTTGATGCAATAATCGTGCAAGGACGGGAAGCAGGAGGACATGTTATTGGTCAA GAAGGTTTGATTTCCATCTTACCAGGGGTAGTTGATATTGTTGGGGATAAAGATATACCTGTAATTGCGGCTGGCGGTATTTCAGATTCACGAGGTTATGTTGCTGCGATTGCCCTTGGTGCTCGTGGCGTCTGCCTTGGAACTAG ATTTGTTGCTACGAAAGAAAGCCACGCTCACCCTGCATACAAGAGGAAGTTGGTGGAAATGGATGCAACTGATTATACAAACATTTTTGGGCGTGCAAGATGGCCTGGTGCACCACAGCGTGTTCTACAGACACCCTTTTACGATGATTGGAAGTCACTTCCTGCCAATGAAAACGAAAGCAACCAGCCGGTCATCGGCCGTTCAACAATTAATGGCTTG GACATAGATATACGTCGCTTTGCAGGTACCGTGCCGAATGCGACAACAAAAGGTGACATCGAGAGCATGGCAATGTATGCTGGGCAAGGAGTTGGACTAATCAAGGAGATCATACCTGCAGGAGAAGTGGTAAGGATGCTTGTTGAAGGTGCACAACATCATATCCAAACACATTTTAGtagttttgtttcttaa